One Rhododendron vialii isolate Sample 1 chromosome 2a, ASM3025357v1 genomic region harbors:
- the LOC131315876 gene encoding BTB/POZ domain-containing protein POB1-like isoform X2, with product MNSDPPRLSGFRTDSDSDFAFAFNDANFSDRLLRIEIVPDVCKSDEAAEVGPNRKRRREEIIMGQVDDVFTNREEQILSCNMLDRDDGVAHENEDEETVAMIEESPSGEEAADSNDSSWNMGCTVVHRVKTIHISSPILAAQSPFFYKLFLNGMRESELRHITLRINASEEAAFMDLLNFMYSSSLTTTTPSALLDVLMAAGKYEVASCMRYCSQLLRSKPMTRESALLYLDLPSTVSMADAVHPLTDAAKQFLVARYKDITKFQEELLNLPLPGIEAVLSSDDLQVASEDVIYDLVLKWARAHYPMLEYRRDVLGTRLCRLIRFPYMTGRKLKKVLTCNDFNQELASKVVLDALFFKAEAPYRKRTLAAEDLNPSCHRFIERAYKYRPVKVVEFELPRQQCVVYLDLKREECAHIFPAGRVYSQAFHLGGQGFFLSAHCNLEQQTNCHCFGLFLGMQEKGKVSFAVDYDFSSRLKPSEEYASRYKGNYTFTGGKAVGYRNLFGVPWTAFMAEDSLYFINGILHLRAELTIRK from the exons ATGAACTCGGACCCACCCCGACTCAGTGGGTTCCGGACAGACTCCGACTCCGACTTCGCCTTCGCCTTCAACGACGCCAACTTCTCCGACCGGCTCCTTCGGATCGAAATCGTGCCCGATGTATGCAAGTCCGATGAGGCTGCCGAGGTGGGGCCCAACCGCAAGCGGAGGAGAGAAGAGATCATCATGGGTCAAGTTGATG ATGTGTTCACGAATCGCGAGGAGCAAATTTTAAGCTGTAACATGCTGGATAGAGATGATGGTGTTGCTCACGAAAATGAAGATGAGGAAACTGTGGCAATGATTGAGGAATCACCTTCAG GTGAGGAAGCTGCCGATAGTAATGATTCATCCTGGAATATGGGCTGTACAGTGGTCCATCGAGTGAAGACTATACACATCAGCTCTCCGATTTTAGCAGCACAGAGTCCATTTTTTTATAAG CTTTTTTTGAATGGAATGAGAGAATCAGAACTGCGACATATAACACTAAGAATTAATGCCTCTG AGGAAGCTGCCTTCATGGACCTCCTGAATTTTATGTATAGTAGTTCTTTGACAACGACCACACCTTCTGCTTTGCTTGATGTGCTCATGGCTGCCGGAAAGTATGAAGTTGCTTCGTGCATGAGATACTGCAGCCAGTTATTGCGAAGCAAGCCTATGACTCGCGAGTCTGCCTTGCTCTATTTGGATCTTCCATCCACTGTTTCAATGGCTGACGCAGTCCACCCACTGACAGATGCAGCAAAGCAGTTTCTTGTTGCACGGTACAAGGACATTACTAA GTTCCAAGAAGAGTTGCTGAACTTGCCTTTACCTGGAATTGAGGCCGTATTGTCCAGTGATGATCTCCAGGTAGCTTCAGAGGATGTTATCTATGATTTAGTCCTGAAGTGGGCCCGAGCCCATTACCCAATGCTAGAGTACCGACGAGATGTCCTAGGCACACGCCTGTGTCGCCTCATCCGCTTCCCATACATGACTGGCCGAAAGCTGAAGAAAGTCCTCACGTGCAACGACTTCAACCAAGAACTCGCTTCAAAGGTTGTTCTGGACGCTCTCTTTTTCAAGGCGGAGGCACCGTATCGGAAGCGCACCCTTGCTGCAGAGGATCTCAACCCCTCTTGCCATCGGTTTATAGAGCGCGCTTACAAGTATCGTCCAGTCAAGGTTGTGGAGTTTGAACTGCCACGTCAGCAGTGTGTGGTGTACCTGGATTTGAAGCGTGAAGAGTGTGCGCATATTTTCCCGGCTGGCAGGGTTTACTCTCAAGCCTTCCATCTTGGGGGACAAGGGTTTTTCCTTTCTGCACACTGTAACTTGGAACAACAAACAAACTGCCATTGCTTCGGGTTGTTTTTGGGAATGCAGGAGAAGGGAAAAGTGAGTTTTGCGGTTGACTATGATTTTTCATCTAGGTTGAAACCCAGTGAGGAGTATGCGAGTCGGTATAAAGGGAACTACACATTTACAGGAGGGAAGGCAGTTGGGTATCGGAACCTATTTGGTGTACCTTGGACTGCATTCATGGCAGAGGACAGCCTTTATTTCATCAATGGGATTCTCCATCTCAGGGCTGAGCTCACCATCAGGAAGTGA
- the LOC131315876 gene encoding BTB/POZ domain-containing protein POB1-like isoform X1: protein MNSDPPRLSGFRTDSDSDFAFAFNDANFSDRLLRIEIVPDVCKSDEAAEVGPNRKRRREEIIMGQVDDVFTNREEQILSCNMLDRDDGVAHENEDEETVAMIEESPSGCGVNKIPLGEEAADSNDSSWNMGCTVVHRVKTIHISSPILAAQSPFFYKLFLNGMRESELRHITLRINASEEAAFMDLLNFMYSSSLTTTTPSALLDVLMAAGKYEVASCMRYCSQLLRSKPMTRESALLYLDLPSTVSMADAVHPLTDAAKQFLVARYKDITKFQEELLNLPLPGIEAVLSSDDLQVASEDVIYDLVLKWARAHYPMLEYRRDVLGTRLCRLIRFPYMTGRKLKKVLTCNDFNQELASKVVLDALFFKAEAPYRKRTLAAEDLNPSCHRFIERAYKYRPVKVVEFELPRQQCVVYLDLKREECAHIFPAGRVYSQAFHLGGQGFFLSAHCNLEQQTNCHCFGLFLGMQEKGKVSFAVDYDFSSRLKPSEEYASRYKGNYTFTGGKAVGYRNLFGVPWTAFMAEDSLYFINGILHLRAELTIRK from the exons ATGAACTCGGACCCACCCCGACTCAGTGGGTTCCGGACAGACTCCGACTCCGACTTCGCCTTCGCCTTCAACGACGCCAACTTCTCCGACCGGCTCCTTCGGATCGAAATCGTGCCCGATGTATGCAAGTCCGATGAGGCTGCCGAGGTGGGGCCCAACCGCAAGCGGAGGAGAGAAGAGATCATCATGGGTCAAGTTGATG ATGTGTTCACGAATCGCGAGGAGCAAATTTTAAGCTGTAACATGCTGGATAGAGATGATGGTGTTGCTCACGAAAATGAAGATGAGGAAACTGTGGCAATGATTGAGGAATCACCTTCAGGTTGTGGAGTTAATAAAATTCCACTTG GTGAGGAAGCTGCCGATAGTAATGATTCATCCTGGAATATGGGCTGTACAGTGGTCCATCGAGTGAAGACTATACACATCAGCTCTCCGATTTTAGCAGCACAGAGTCCATTTTTTTATAAG CTTTTTTTGAATGGAATGAGAGAATCAGAACTGCGACATATAACACTAAGAATTAATGCCTCTG AGGAAGCTGCCTTCATGGACCTCCTGAATTTTATGTATAGTAGTTCTTTGACAACGACCACACCTTCTGCTTTGCTTGATGTGCTCATGGCTGCCGGAAAGTATGAAGTTGCTTCGTGCATGAGATACTGCAGCCAGTTATTGCGAAGCAAGCCTATGACTCGCGAGTCTGCCTTGCTCTATTTGGATCTTCCATCCACTGTTTCAATGGCTGACGCAGTCCACCCACTGACAGATGCAGCAAAGCAGTTTCTTGTTGCACGGTACAAGGACATTACTAA GTTCCAAGAAGAGTTGCTGAACTTGCCTTTACCTGGAATTGAGGCCGTATTGTCCAGTGATGATCTCCAGGTAGCTTCAGAGGATGTTATCTATGATTTAGTCCTGAAGTGGGCCCGAGCCCATTACCCAATGCTAGAGTACCGACGAGATGTCCTAGGCACACGCCTGTGTCGCCTCATCCGCTTCCCATACATGACTGGCCGAAAGCTGAAGAAAGTCCTCACGTGCAACGACTTCAACCAAGAACTCGCTTCAAAGGTTGTTCTGGACGCTCTCTTTTTCAAGGCGGAGGCACCGTATCGGAAGCGCACCCTTGCTGCAGAGGATCTCAACCCCTCTTGCCATCGGTTTATAGAGCGCGCTTACAAGTATCGTCCAGTCAAGGTTGTGGAGTTTGAACTGCCACGTCAGCAGTGTGTGGTGTACCTGGATTTGAAGCGTGAAGAGTGTGCGCATATTTTCCCGGCTGGCAGGGTTTACTCTCAAGCCTTCCATCTTGGGGGACAAGGGTTTTTCCTTTCTGCACACTGTAACTTGGAACAACAAACAAACTGCCATTGCTTCGGGTTGTTTTTGGGAATGCAGGAGAAGGGAAAAGTGAGTTTTGCGGTTGACTATGATTTTTCATCTAGGTTGAAACCCAGTGAGGAGTATGCGAGTCGGTATAAAGGGAACTACACATTTACAGGAGGGAAGGCAGTTGGGTATCGGAACCTATTTGGTGTACCTTGGACTGCATTCATGGCAGAGGACAGCCTTTATTTCATCAATGGGATTCTCCATCTCAGGGCTGAGCTCACCATCAGGAAGTGA
- the LOC131315877 gene encoding uncharacterized protein LOC131315877: MIVLPPRWDPMVVKEPVFLLISSPNGTHYNKHDLFHCLISYCQKLCHLLQCNDQRSKDVEDLALRALPHRRPHTGGLYKADLPENLEGIEMVVVRIRSKTLWNRGANFSYIHIPRRTLPVPYVRRISLMYLDFGNWSSYFNKMEGYSLVSSVVGFMAFDASNISSNNVTKLDLNPKVKPIEIQFPSLELPEESNGRERCARFGANRTVHLSEMSTRNSCYSRHQGFLSIVVPLERKQRVWDWWVKGFVLGFVGLVVVWFVGMVLVKVVTAKKIHEMEREAEKSVDLETIWIGTSKMPTAAVTRTHPAIENASI; encoded by the exons ATGATTGTACTTCCTCCAAGGTGGGATCCCATGGTTGTGAAGGAGCCTGTTTTTCTACTAATTAGTTCCCCTAATGGGACCCATTACAACAAGCATGACTTATTCCATTGTCTCATCTCTTACTGTCAAAAGTTGTGCCACCTTTTGCAATGCAATGATCAAAGATCAAAAGATGTTGAG GATCTTGCTCTCAGAGCTCTGCCTCACCGTCGACCTCACACCGGTGGTCTATACAAAGCCGATCTGCCAGAAAATCTGGAAGGCATCGAAATGGTGGTGGTACGAATTCGGAGCAAGACCTTGTGGAATAGAGGTGCTAATTTCAGCTACATTCACATCCCTCGAAGGACTCTTCCAGTGCCTTATGTGAGGAGAATCTCTCTTATGTATCTAGATTTTGGCAACTGGTCTTCGTACTTCAACAAGATGGAAGGTTACTCCCTGGTGTCTTCTGTAGTTGGTTTCATGGCTTTTGATGCCTCAAATATAAGCTCCAATAATGTCACGAAGCTCGATCTCAACCCCAAGGTAAAGCCGATAGAGATTCAGTTTCCCAGTTTGGAACTCCCAGAAGAAAGTAATGGAAGAGAAAGATGTGCTAGATTCGGTGCAAACAGGACAGTTCATCTCAGCGAAATGAGCACACGGAATTCGTGTTATAGTAGACATCAGGGTTTTTTGTCCATAGTTGTTCCATTGGAGAGGAAGCAGAGGGTGTGGGATTGGTGGGTGAAGGGGTTTGTGCTTGGATTTGTCGGACTGGtggtggtttggtttgtgggGATGGTACTTGTCAAGGTTgtaacggcaaagaaaatccatgaaatggagagagaagCAGAGAAAAGTGTCGATCTTGAAACCATTTGGATAGGTACCAGCAAAATGCCTACTGCAGCTGTTACAAGAACTCACCCAGCCATTGAGAATGCAAGTATTTGA